A stretch of Chitinophaga caeni DNA encodes these proteins:
- a CDS encoding SDR family oxidoreductase, whose amino-acid sequence MRVFVTGASGFVGSAVVQELLQAGHQVLGLVRSETAAAALVKAGAEAYPGNLEDLNSLKNGAAQCDAVIHTAFNHDFSKYKENCENDRKVIMAIGEALIGTDRPLVITSGMGLLDYGKIATEDVKAPSSAIIPRAASEEAATALAEKGLKSYVVRLPPTVHGPGDHGFIAMVVKQARENGKSAYIGDGQNLWPAVHRLDAAQVYRLVVEQQPVQGTFHAVAEQGIPFKDIANTIGRGMDLETLSLAGEAVEQHFGWFARFAGINCLASSELTKKTLTWSPNHSGLLEDISSGIYFNS is encoded by the coding sequence ATGCGAGTATTTGTTACAGGAGCTTCCGGATTTGTAGGTTCGGCAGTTGTTCAAGAATTATTACAAGCAGGACATCAAGTATTAGGCTTGGTACGTAGCGAAACGGCTGCTGCTGCTTTAGTCAAAGCGGGCGCCGAAGCATACCCCGGAAACCTGGAAGACTTAAATAGCTTGAAAAACGGCGCTGCGCAATGCGATGCGGTGATTCACACGGCATTCAATCACGATTTTAGTAAGTACAAGGAAAATTGTGAAAATGATCGGAAGGTCATCATGGCAATCGGTGAAGCCCTAATAGGTACAGATCGGCCGCTAGTGATTACCTCCGGTATGGGTTTATTGGATTATGGCAAGATCGCTACAGAAGACGTTAAAGCGCCTAGTTCTGCCATCATTCCGAGGGCAGCTTCCGAAGAAGCTGCAACGGCGCTTGCCGAAAAAGGGTTGAAATCTTACGTGGTTCGGCTTCCGCCGACCGTTCATGGTCCAGGTGACCATGGGTTTATTGCTATGGTAGTCAAACAGGCCAGGGAAAATGGAAAATCCGCATATATTGGGGATGGCCAGAACTTATGGCCAGCGGTGCATCGATTAGATGCAGCCCAGGTTTATCGCTTGGTAGTTGAACAACAACCGGTCCAGGGGACATTCCATGCCGTTGCAGAGCAGGGGATACCTTTCAAAGATATCGCAAATACGATCGGGCGAGGCATGGACTTGGAAACGCTTAGCCTGGCAGGGGAGGCCGTGGAGCAACATTTCGGCTGGTTTGCAAGATTTGCAGGTATTAATTGCTTGGCTTCCAGTGAATTGACTAAGAAAACATTGACTTGGTCGCCCAACCATTCAGGCTTGTTGGAAGATATAAGCTCGGGCATCTATTTCAATAGTTGA
- a CDS encoding DNA polymerase III subunit, which produces MLFSQVIGQQNVKHQLLSAVTNQRTSHAMLFLAPQGAGGLALALAFTQFLVCENKQETDACGKCSACIKARQYIHPDIHFSYPVIPRKAGDKPLSTDYVAEWREFIAQQPYGSTYDWLQFIGAENKQGNITAHECQDIIRKLNLKSFESEFKILLMWMPEYLGNEGNRLLKLIEEPPANTIFILVAENQEQILATILSRLQLIRINPLPVNDIKEALIERNGANEQRARQVATIASGNYREALYLLQHTDSDYHEMLRAWLNCIFLQNRQAQQEWVEMISSAKIGRENQKQFLRYFINVLEHTIRLQFMDAGQLGFSPEEVDFAQKLQKLANIQQVEQIMQILDDAYYHIERNANGKILFHALSIKLQYIFKQMPLPISA; this is translated from the coding sequence ATGTTATTTTCACAGGTTATAGGTCAACAAAACGTAAAACACCAGCTACTCAGCGCTGTTACCAACCAGCGCACGAGCCATGCCATGTTATTTCTTGCGCCGCAGGGTGCCGGGGGCTTAGCCTTGGCGCTAGCTTTCACGCAATTTTTGGTGTGTGAAAACAAGCAGGAAACCGACGCTTGTGGAAAATGTTCCGCCTGTATAAAAGCGCGGCAATACATCCATCCGGATATACATTTTTCCTATCCCGTTATTCCCAGGAAAGCCGGGGACAAACCATTAAGTACAGACTATGTTGCAGAATGGCGGGAATTTATCGCGCAACAACCTTACGGTAGCACTTACGATTGGTTGCAATTCATCGGCGCCGAAAATAAGCAGGGTAATATTACGGCGCACGAATGCCAAGATATTATCCGAAAGCTTAACCTCAAAAGTTTTGAAAGCGAATTTAAAATACTATTGATGTGGATGCCCGAATATCTCGGGAACGAAGGCAACCGCCTGCTGAAACTAATCGAAGAGCCGCCGGCAAATACGATTTTTATCCTCGTGGCCGAAAACCAGGAGCAGATCCTGGCCACTATACTATCCAGGCTGCAATTGATCCGCATCAATCCTTTACCGGTTAATGATATAAAGGAAGCGTTAATTGAAAGAAACGGGGCCAATGAACAAAGGGCCCGCCAAGTAGCCACGATAGCTTCGGGCAACTACCGGGAAGCGCTGTATTTATTGCAGCATACTGATAGCGATTACCATGAAATGTTAAGGGCATGGCTCAATTGCATCTTCCTACAGAATAGGCAAGCCCAGCAAGAATGGGTCGAGATGATTTCCAGTGCAAAAATCGGCCGGGAAAACCAGAAACAATTTTTGCGGTATTTTATCAATGTCCTTGAACATACTATCCGTTTACAATTTATGGATGCCGGGCAACTAGGATTCTCCCCCGAAGAAGTGGATTTTGCACAAAAATTGCAAAAATTGGCTAATATTCAACAAGTTGAACAGATTATGCAAATCCTAGATGATGCATATTACCATATCGAGAGAAATGCAAATGGCAAGATTTTATTTCATGCCCTCTCCATCAAATTGCAGTATATCTTCAAACAAATGCCTTTACCGATAAGCGCTTAA
- a CDS encoding rhomboid family intramembrane serine protease, producing MIGFPPGRSTPFAYDQVSRSQFFTYTCMALESLNWDISFANEQYIIAFTHFSWKSWNEQITVQMFDDHAIIRSQCTGAQVIDFGKNKQNLQELTSLIQSIAASTNPDHYAWQHGQYIKQFEEINKEHTGTLHLTRKRKVIKNFLSVFLPVKGYYVTPILIALNVFFFVLITLNSYDSNAVNPFDLQFFANYKPSTLRGQAYRLVTCLFVHFDVLHLFFNMYFLMVAGLYLESFLGSRRFLLTYILCGLSASLASVWWNDFIVSAGASGAILGLYGVILAITTQKLLEPRERKNLFISIGILVGIQLLLSLKNNSNIDHASHIGGLLAGFILGWLYYPSLLHPTWRRLQQVTFFLVMIGGLGTSVFAYQNMNRDIFRYQEILDTIDRNRQLAFSIYNLPSTYTKEQQLRQIKEYGIFYWDENLSLLKEADHLQISRKSKKFNRILKKYNLVQKKIFIYQYKRIEENTEKYDSLILAGRATADELSHEANF from the coding sequence ATGATCGGATTTCCCCCGGGGCGATCTACTCCTTTCGCCTACGACCAGGTTTCTCGGAGTCAATTCTTCACCTACACTTGCATGGCCCTCGAAAGCCTGAACTGGGATATCAGTTTTGCTAACGAGCAATATATTATTGCCTTTACCCACTTTAGTTGGAAATCTTGGAACGAGCAGATCACGGTGCAAATGTTTGATGATCATGCCATTATCCGCAGCCAATGCACCGGTGCCCAAGTAATAGATTTCGGGAAAAATAAACAGAACTTACAAGAGCTGACAAGCCTCATCCAATCAATCGCCGCCAGTACGAACCCCGATCATTACGCCTGGCAACACGGGCAATATATAAAGCAGTTCGAAGAGATTAACAAGGAACATACCGGCACTTTGCATTTGACTAGGAAGCGGAAAGTAATTAAGAATTTTCTATCCGTTTTCCTCCCTGTAAAGGGTTATTACGTTACGCCGATATTAATAGCTTTAAATGTCTTTTTCTTTGTACTCATTACCCTTAATAGTTATGATTCCAATGCCGTAAACCCATTCGACTTACAATTTTTTGCCAATTACAAGCCCAGTACGTTACGCGGTCAAGCTTACCGCTTGGTGACTTGCCTGTTCGTGCATTTCGATGTGCTACACCTGTTTTTTAATATGTATTTCCTAATGGTGGCAGGTTTATACCTCGAATCTTTCCTTGGAAGCAGGCGTTTCTTATTAACATATATATTATGCGGGCTCTCGGCAAGCCTGGCAAGTGTTTGGTGGAACGATTTCATTGTTTCCGCGGGAGCTTCAGGCGCGATCCTAGGTTTATACGGCGTAATATTGGCAATCACTACGCAAAAATTATTAGAACCGAGGGAAAGGAAAAATCTATTTATATCGATCGGGATCCTCGTTGGCATCCAATTATTACTCAGCTTAAAAAATAATTCTAATATCGATCATGCTTCACATATCGGGGGATTATTAGCGGGTTTTATCCTTGGCTGGTTATATTACCCATCCCTACTACACCCAACTTGGAGGCGTCTACAGCAAGTAACTTTTTTCCTGGTTATGATCGGTGGTTTGGGAACCTCTGTGTTCGCCTATCAAAATATGAACCGCGATATTTTCCGGTACCAGGAAATTTTGGATACTATCGATCGTAACCGGCAGCTGGCTTTCAGCATTTATAATCTTCCTTCTACTTATACCAAGGAACAGCAATTACGTCAAATTAAGGAATATGGAATTTTCTATTGGGATGAAAACCTAAGCTTATTAAAGGAAGCGGATCATTTGCAAATTTCCCGGAAATCGAAGAAATTCAACAGGATATTAAAGAAATATAATCTTGTACAGAAGAAGATCTTTATATATCAATACAAACGTATCGAAGAAAATACTGAAAAATACGATTCCCTGATTCTTGCCGGGAGGGCAACTGCCGATGAACTATCGCATGAGGCTAACTTCTAG
- a CDS encoding nucleoid-associated protein — protein sequence MIHVADTNNLSQLAIHKVGNAGQEEPLILSPSNLNLDDETVANLLLNYFIQPFVKNAEYFHFTHDADIELNEIYKYCSLIFDDKDQFHEQSIHIAKHLYKSSTHPKIKGGELYIVYFDNCQVDGEEMEAVGIFKSETKDTYLKVFLQQDNYGVNYDDGININKLDKGCLVFNTKRDEGYKVSIVDSISKQNEAIYWKDAFLQVQRLEDSYHQTETAVTMCKEFIQNHLPNQYEMNKADQIDLLNKSAAYFKENEQFEMDEFAQNVFGHEDAVASFRSYKEQFQKDFRLDVPDEFDISAPAVKRNQKDFKSVLKLDKNFHVYIHGDRDKIERGYDELTNMQYYKLYFESES from the coding sequence ATGATTCACGTAGCAGATACTAATAACCTAAGTCAACTAGCCATTCATAAAGTTGGAAATGCCGGGCAAGAAGAGCCCTTGATCCTTTCTCCTTCGAACTTGAATTTGGATGATGAAACCGTAGCTAATTTGCTATTGAATTATTTTATCCAACCGTTTGTTAAGAACGCGGAATATTTTCATTTTACACATGATGCCGATATTGAGCTGAATGAAATTTATAAATATTGTAGCTTAATCTTCGACGATAAAGATCAATTCCATGAGCAATCAATTCATATCGCGAAGCACTTATATAAAAGCTCCACGCATCCTAAGATCAAGGGGGGTGAATTGTATATCGTATATTTTGATAATTGCCAGGTAGATGGGGAAGAGATGGAAGCGGTAGGGATATTTAAATCGGAAACGAAAGATACTTACCTGAAAGTCTTTTTACAACAAGATAATTACGGGGTTAATTATGATGATGGTATTAATATCAACAAGCTGGACAAGGGTTGCCTGGTATTCAATACTAAGAGGGATGAAGGGTACAAGGTAAGTATCGTGGATAGTATCAGCAAGCAAAACGAGGCCATTTATTGGAAAGATGCTTTCTTACAAGTACAACGACTGGAGGATAGTTACCACCAAACGGAAACGGCGGTAACGATGTGCAAGGAGTTTATTCAAAATCATTTGCCAAACCAGTACGAGATGAATAAAGCCGACCAGATCGACTTATTGAATAAATCGGCCGCTTATTTCAAGGAAAATGAACAATTCGAGATGGATGAGTTTGCCCAGAATGTATTCGGGCACGAAGATGCGGTAGCTTCTTTCCGCTCATACAAGGAACAATTTCAGAAAGATTTCCGGCTGGATGTTCCCGATGAGTTCGACATTTCTGCGCCCGCTGTAAAAAGAAACCAGAAAGATTTCAAAAGTGTTTTAAAACTGGATAAAAATTTCCATGTATATATTCACGGTGACCGCGATAAGATTGAAAGGGGATATGATGAATTAACGAATATGCAATACTATAAGTTATACTTCGAATCCGAAAGCTAG
- a CDS encoding glycoside hydrolase domain-containing protein, protein MTRSALLCWAFIGCIFSSLSTSAQDNRYSHVPYSVPSQPWDRDSLGNHRAVINLDNDAAIAHVYLEWRRRDKNPCDKKIIIESATKHQLVKNYLIENCSAEGVDIYFKPLSGEQRYNVYYMPYKNEGRSNYPRGVYLAAADNSNSSWLQGEKPAGIKTNAHVETIQSVDAFNSFYPMEVVATGKEVQGLVKKYGNKGYIIFPESREYPIRMKEHLPMKWILNAPATYLKGTADKGEYFALQLGVYALENLDNAKVVFTDLADDKGNIISKKLISCVNTDGTDYKGYPLKRVVNIEKGKVQPLWCGIDIPVNTKAGIYKGTAIVQADDHTPSTIDLSIEVTNQVAINGGANQPQLQTRLKWLNSTLAQENEVIKPYTPLLVKGNSIDLLGRKITLGKDGLPSMIQTYFKPEMTSIGSKANNLLASAFEFNVKNARDEVLTWKSSGVHFTEKEAGTVSWTATNTAAGMKMNIQASMEFDGHLSYQVQVIALVNQDISDIQLRIPFAKEMAKYMMGLQLKGSKRPATYDWKWDVAHKNQDGAWIGNVNAGLQFSLRDEHYRRPLNTNFYLQQPLLLPTSWGNNNKGGISVAEDDNKVWVNNYSGARTMNAGDTLYYNFDLLITPFHPINTDFQWTHRFYHKYDNIDSIKAKGANVINIHHATPINPWINYPFIEHAKMKAYIDEAHQKGLQVKIYNTVRELSNHAYETFPLRSLNHEIYSHGKGGGYSWLQEHIGEDYIAAWFVPEIKDAAIVNSGMSRWHNYYVEGMNWLVQNVGIDGIYLDDVAFDRVTMKRIKRVLTKDGHPGIIDLHSANQYNKSDGFQNSANLYMEHFPYLNRLWFGEYFDYEHNSPEFFLTEVSGIPFGLMGEMLQDGGNLWRGMVFGMTNRLPWSAEADPRPIWKLWDTFGIVGSEMLGYWLENNPVKTSDPAVLATVYKKKGKALVALASWKEQAVEVSLEIDWKTLGIDPKKASIKALPVKNFQEGRLFKVGETIPVQPARGWLLIIE, encoded by the coding sequence ATGACAAGATCAGCTTTGCTCTGTTGGGCATTTATCGGATGTATTTTTTCTAGTTTATCTACATCTGCCCAGGACAATCGCTACTCTCATGTACCTTACTCGGTTCCTTCGCAGCCATGGGACCGGGATTCGTTAGGAAATCACCGGGCTGTTATTAATTTGGATAACGATGCTGCCATTGCGCATGTATACCTTGAATGGCGTAGGCGGGACAAAAATCCTTGTGATAAGAAAATTATAATAGAGTCGGCCACGAAACATCAATTGGTCAAGAATTATTTAATAGAAAATTGTTCCGCAGAGGGAGTGGATATTTATTTTAAACCACTTAGCGGAGAACAACGCTATAATGTTTATTATATGCCCTACAAAAATGAAGGGCGTTCTAACTATCCCAGGGGCGTTTACCTGGCAGCTGCCGACAATTCAAATTCAAGCTGGTTGCAAGGAGAGAAACCTGCTGGAATTAAAACAAATGCCCATGTAGAAACCATTCAATCGGTCGATGCATTTAACAGTTTTTACCCGATGGAAGTCGTGGCAACTGGTAAAGAAGTGCAGGGGCTTGTTAAAAAATATGGCAATAAAGGTTATATCATATTCCCTGAATCCCGGGAATACCCCATCCGTATGAAGGAGCATTTACCGATGAAATGGATATTGAATGCCCCCGCCACCTATTTAAAAGGTACAGCCGATAAAGGGGAATATTTTGCTTTACAACTAGGGGTATATGCCTTGGAAAACCTTGACAACGCTAAAGTTGTTTTTACGGACCTGGCAGATGATAAAGGGAATATCATTTCAAAAAAGTTGATCAGTTGCGTGAATACCGACGGAACAGATTATAAAGGCTATCCTTTAAAAAGGGTCGTTAATATTGAAAAAGGGAAAGTGCAGCCTTTATGGTGCGGCATCGATATTCCTGTTAACACGAAAGCGGGAATATACAAAGGAACGGCAATTGTGCAAGCGGACGATCATACACCTTCTACCATCGATTTGAGCATAGAGGTAACGAACCAGGTTGCTATAAACGGTGGCGCCAACCAACCACAACTGCAAACCAGGTTGAAATGGCTTAATTCTACCCTGGCACAAGAAAATGAGGTGATCAAACCTTATACCCCGCTGTTGGTGAAAGGTAATAGCATCGATTTACTAGGAAGAAAAATCACGCTAGGTAAGGATGGGTTGCCTAGCATGATCCAAACATATTTTAAACCCGAGATGACATCCATCGGCTCTAAAGCTAATAATTTGTTGGCTTCGGCATTTGAATTCAATGTGAAAAATGCCCGCGATGAAGTTTTGACATGGAAAAGCTCCGGTGTTCATTTCACGGAGAAAGAAGCGGGAACGGTGAGCTGGACAGCAACCAATACTGCTGCTGGAATGAAGATGAATATCCAGGCCAGCATGGAGTTTGACGGTCACTTATCCTACCAGGTACAGGTAATTGCACTTGTAAACCAGGATATCTCCGATATACAATTACGTATCCCTTTCGCCAAAGAAATGGCAAAGTATATGATGGGTTTACAATTGAAAGGGAGCAAAAGACCGGCTACTTACGATTGGAAATGGGATGTAGCGCATAAAAACCAGGACGGCGCTTGGATTGGAAATGTAAATGCCGGTTTGCAATTCTCTTTAAGGGATGAACATTACAGGCGCCCGTTGAATACGAACTTTTATTTACAACAACCATTATTATTACCGACCTCCTGGGGTAATAACAACAAGGGGGGGATCAGTGTTGCCGAAGATGACAATAAGGTTTGGGTAAATAATTATTCCGGTGCCAGAACGATGAACGCGGGGGATACTTTATATTACAATTTCGATTTGCTGATCACACCTTTCCACCCGATCAATACGGATTTCCAATGGACTCACCGTTTTTATCATAAGTACGACAATATTGACAGTATTAAGGCGAAAGGGGCAAATGTTATTAACATTCACCACGCTACGCCGATCAATCCATGGATCAACTACCCATTCATCGAACATGCCAAGATGAAGGCGTATATTGATGAAGCGCATCAAAAGGGCTTGCAGGTTAAAATTTACAATACCGTAAGAGAACTGTCGAACCATGCTTATGAAACTTTCCCATTACGGAGTTTGAACCATGAAATTTATTCGCATGGAAAAGGCGGCGGCTACTCCTGGCTACAGGAGCATATCGGTGAAGATTATATCGCTGCATGGTTTGTTCCGGAGATTAAAGATGCTGCTATCGTGAATAGCGGGATGAGCAGGTGGCATAATTATTACGTGGAAGGGATGAACTGGTTGGTGCAAAATGTGGGTATCGATGGGATCTACCTGGATGATGTTGCCTTCGATCGTGTGACGATGAAACGTATCAAGCGCGTATTAACGAAAGACGGCCATCCGGGTATTATAGATTTACATTCAGCTAATCAATATAACAAGAGCGATGGTTTCCAAAACAGTGCAAACTTGTACATGGAACATTTCCCTTACCTGAACCGACTTTGGTTTGGTGAGTATTTTGATTACGAGCATAACTCACCCGAATTTTTCTTAACGGAAGTGAGTGGTATTCCATTCGGTTTGATGGGAGAAATGTTGCAAGATGGCGGAAACCTGTGGAGGGGCATGGTGTTCGGCATGACGAACCGTTTGCCTTGGAGTGCGGAAGCTGATCCCCGGCCGATCTGGAAATTATGGGATACTTTCGGCATCGTAGGTTCTGAAATGTTAGGATACTGGCTGGAAAACAACCCCGTGAAAACATCTGACCCGGCAGTGTTGGCCACCGTTTATAAAAAGAAAGGAAAGGCCTTGGTAGCGCTCGCCAGTTGGAAAGAGCAAGCGGTAGAGGTATCCCTGGAGATCGATTGGAAAACATTAGGCATAGATCCTAAAAAGGCCAGTATTAAAGCTTTGCCCGTGAAAAATTTCCAAGAAGGCAGGCTGTTTAAAGTAGGGGAAACAATACCGGTACAACCTGCTAGGGGTTGGCTTTTAATAATAGAATAA
- a CDS encoding Crp/Fnr family transcriptional regulator has protein sequence MSLAFHTYLRSHMSLGEQDLERISMLAIPKTLQRNEMLLQQGQICRYKTFVVKGLMRIFGTLENGTERILQFSPENTWTLDPESYDHQTPASFSIAAIEQSELLLWTKPDFEILLNEIPALKSFSLKLLSHSSYSSRHRLFSSLSGSPEEKYNDFLQHYPDILNRIPLHMIAAYLGISLKTLTRIRHAQLHR, from the coding sequence ATGAGCCTAGCCTTCCATACATATTTGCGTTCCCATATGAGTCTTGGTGAGCAAGACCTGGAGAGGATTAGTATGTTGGCGATACCTAAAACCTTGCAGCGTAATGAAATGCTTTTACAGCAGGGGCAAATTTGTCGCTATAAAACCTTCGTTGTAAAAGGTTTGATGCGGATTTTTGGAACACTGGAAAATGGCACAGAACGTATTTTACAATTTTCTCCCGAAAATACTTGGACATTAGACCCTGAAAGTTACGATCATCAAACGCCCGCTTCATTTAGTATCGCAGCTATTGAACAAAGCGAATTATTGCTTTGGACAAAGCCAGATTTTGAAATATTATTGAACGAGATTCCTGCCTTAAAATCGTTCTCACTAAAGTTACTTTCCCACAGTAGTTATAGCAGTAGGCATAGATTGTTTTCTTCGTTAAGCGGATCCCCTGAAGAAAAGTATAATGATTTTTTACAGCATTACCCTGATATTCTGAATAGGATTCCTTTACATATGATCGCTGCCTACCTGGGAATATCTCTGAAAACATTAACCAGGATCCGTCACGCCCAATTACATCGCTAA
- a CDS encoding SMP-30/gluconolactonase/LRE family protein has protein sequence MKKLLILFTASTLVQMSCKTSSEELYKAQDLTKENMFSKNIEGPNFDKDGNFYVVNFQKDGTIGKIDTKTGEGTIFVTLPDSSIANSVQFNSKGTMLMPDFVGHNILQVDMNTKQVSVFAHDSLFNQPNDICINSKDQLFASDPNWKDQTGKLWRIDADGNTHLLEDSMGTTNGIVLSPDQKILYVNEGIQRKIWKYDVDEAGNISNKTLFATFNDHGFDGMKVDAEGNLYIARWGKGTIAVMSPAGKLIREVELKGKQCSNLIFGGPDKRTVYVTLQDRKCIETFRVAIPGV, from the coding sequence ATGAAAAAATTATTGATACTTTTTACCGCTTCCACGTTAGTACAAATGTCTTGCAAAACCTCTTCGGAAGAGCTTTACAAAGCCCAAGATCTAACCAAGGAAAACATGTTTTCCAAAAATATTGAAGGCCCTAATTTCGATAAGGATGGCAATTTTTACGTGGTAAATTTCCAAAAAGACGGCACCATCGGTAAGATTGATACGAAAACCGGGGAAGGTACCATCTTCGTAACCCTGCCGGATAGCAGTATTGCCAACTCCGTGCAGTTCAACAGCAAAGGAACGATGTTAATGCCTGATTTTGTGGGCCACAACATCTTGCAAGTTGATATGAATACCAAGCAAGTCAGTGTTTTTGCACATGATAGCCTGTTTAATCAACCCAATGATATTTGTATCAACAGCAAGGATCAACTATTTGCCAGCGATCCTAACTGGAAAGATCAAACAGGGAAACTATGGCGCATTGATGCCGATGGCAACACCCACTTGCTGGAAGATAGTATGGGTACAACGAACGGGATCGTATTGAGCCCCGATCAAAAGATTTTATATGTCAATGAAGGGATTCAACGCAAAATATGGAAATATGATGTCGATGAAGCCGGCAATATTTCCAATAAAACATTATTTGCCACTTTCAACGATCATGGTTTCGACGGTATGAAAGTAGATGCAGAAGGAAATTTGTACATCGCAAGATGGGGAAAAGGCACCATCGCGGTGATGTCGCCAGCAGGAAAGTTAATCCGTGAAGTTGAACTGAAAGGAAAGCAATGTAGCAACTTAATTTTTGGCGGACCGGATAAAAGGACGGTGTACGTTACCTTACAAGATCGTAAATGTATAGAAACTTTCAGGGTTGCCATACCTGGCGTATAA
- the ricT gene encoding PSP1 domain-containing protein, producing MACAGCGTGASGKPKGCKSNGGCDTGGCNRLNVFDWLANIPLGDSLAPFDIIEVSFNNGSRKDFFRNVTKQMFDKGEMVTVEGVSGFDVGMVNLTGELVKLQMKKRRVEDTPEVKKILRRASNDDLNRMSDNKAREKEALIKARALARNLGLEMKLTEVEIQADGRKATFFYTADDRVDFRELIKVYASEFKVKVEMRQIGARQEAGKVGGIGSCGRELCCSTWLSDFKSVNTTAARYQNLSINQAKLSGQCGRLKCCLNYELDTYLDALKDFPDDAETIETASGTASLQKRDIFKNLMWYSFDNSNKQYPLTIDRVKEIQKQNRQGIKPDELKAVEIVASKPKEIDLGFVDVVGQISLRSLEKTSHKRKQKNKEKEKGKQGVKQSNAQQHKQQHGTPNKNQPKGPKPSQQPKHARPDQKQGKPQDQGNKQAAAKEHHVKSNKSSNRPQPRNKPRPQKPQQDQK from the coding sequence ATGGCTTGTGCCGGATGTGGTACAGGTGCGAGTGGGAAGCCAAAAGGATGTAAGAGCAATGGAGGATGCGATACGGGCGGTTGTAACCGTTTAAACGTATTTGATTGGTTGGCGAATATTCCCCTGGGCGATAGTTTAGCACCATTTGATATCATAGAAGTAAGTTTTAATAACGGAAGTAGAAAAGATTTCTTTCGCAATGTTACCAAGCAAATGTTCGATAAAGGCGAGATGGTCACTGTGGAAGGAGTTAGCGGTTTTGATGTAGGAATGGTCAATTTAACCGGCGAATTGGTGAAACTCCAGATGAAAAAACGCCGGGTAGAAGACACCCCCGAAGTAAAAAAGATCTTACGCAGGGCTTCAAATGACGACCTCAACCGGATGTCTGATAACAAGGCCCGCGAAAAAGAAGCGCTAATCAAGGCAAGGGCACTTGCCCGCAACCTCGGTTTGGAAATGAAACTCACAGAGGTAGAAATTCAAGCGGATGGCCGAAAAGCGACTTTCTTTTATACGGCGGATGATCGTGTCGATTTCCGCGAACTTATCAAGGTTTACGCTTCCGAATTTAAAGTAAAAGTGGAAATGCGCCAGATCGGCGCCCGCCAAGAAGCTGGAAAAGTTGGTGGCATCGGTAGCTGCGGCCGCGAATTGTGCTGTAGCACCTGGTTATCCGATTTTAAATCTGTTAATACCACCGCTGCCCGTTACCAAAACCTCTCCATTAACCAGGCAAAATTGTCCGGTCAATGTGGTCGCCTGAAATGCTGCTTGAACTACGAACTCGACACCTACCTCGATGCCCTGAAAGATTTCCCCGACGATGCCGAAACCATCGAAACGGCTTCTGGAACTGCCAGCCTCCAGAAAAGGGATATCTTCAAGAATCTCATGTGGTATTCTTTCGATAATAGCAATAAACAATACCCGCTAACGATTGATAGGGTCAAGGAAATTCAGAAGCAAAACCGTCAAGGTATTAAGCCGGATGAATTAAAAGCCGTTGAAATCGTTGCCTCCAAACCGAAGGAAATCGATCTTGGTTTCGTAGACGTAGTGGGACAAATCAGCTTGCGCTCTTTGGAGAAAACTTCCCACAAAAGGAAGCAAAAGAACAAAGAGAAAGAAAAAGGCAAGCAAGGAGTAAAACAGTCGAATGCTCAACAGCATAAACAGCAGCATGGCACTCCAAATAAAAATCAACCCAAAGGGCCCAAGCCATCACAGCAGCCCAAGCATGCGAGGCCAGATCAAAAGCAGGGTAAACCGCAAGATCAAGGCAATAAGCAAGCCGCTGCCAAGGAACATCACGTAAAAAGTAATAAATCATCCAACCGGCCGCAACCGAGGAATAAACCAAGACCTCAGAAACCGCAGCAGGATCAAAAATAG